One stretch of Gopherus flavomarginatus isolate rGopFla2 chromosome 2, rGopFla2.mat.asm, whole genome shotgun sequence DNA includes these proteins:
- the LOC127044866 gene encoding tubulin beta-1 chain-like has protein sequence MREIVHIQAGQCGNQIGAKFWEVISDEHGIDPTGSYHGDSDLQLERINVYYNEAAGNKYVPRAILVDLEPGTMDSVRSGPFGQIFRPDNFVFGQSGAGNNWAKGHYTEGAELVDSVLDVVRKESESCDCLQGFQLTHSLGGGTGSGMGTLLISKIREEYPDRIMNTFSVMPSPKVSDTVVEPYNATLSVHQLVENTDETYCIDNEALYDICFRTLKLTTPTYGDLNHLVSITMSGVTTCLRFPGQLNADLRKLAVNMVPFPRLHFFMPGFAPLTSRGSQQYRALTVPELTQQMFDSKNMMAACDPRHGRYLTVAAIFRGRMSMKEVDEQMLNVQNKNSSYFVEWIPNNVKTAVCDIPPRGLKMSATFIGNSTAIQELFKRISEQFTAMFRRKAFLHWYTGEGMDEMEFTEAESNMNDLVSEYQQYQDATADEQGEFEEEGEEDEA, from the exons ATGCGTGAGATCGTGCACATCCAGGCTGGCCAGTGCGGGAACCAGATCGGAGCCAAG TTCTGGGAGGTCATCAGTGATGAGCATGGCATTGACCCCACTGGCAGCTACCATGGCGACAGTGACTTGCAGCTAGAAAGGATCAACGTTTACTACAATGAAGCTGCTG GTAATAAGTATGTACCCCGTGCAATCCTTGTCGATTTGGAGCCTGGTACAATGGACTCTGTCCGATCTGGACCATTTGGCCAAATCTTCAGACCTGACAACTTTGTCTTTG GTCAGAGTGGTGCTGGAAACAACTGGGCAAAAGGCCACTACACAGAGGGAGCTGAGCTAGTGGACTCTGTCCTGGATGTGGTAAGGAAAGAATCGGAAAGCTGTGACTGTCTACAGGGTTTCCAGCTGACCCATTCTCTAGGTGGTGGCACAGGGTCTGGGATGGGAACTCTCCTCATCAGCAAAATTAGGGAGGAGTACCCAGACCGTATCATGAACACCTTCAGTGTAATGCCATCTCCGAAGGTGTCAGACACAGTGGTTGAACCCTACAATGCCACCCTTTCTGTCCACCAGTTGGTGGAGAATACAGATGAAACCTACTGTATTGACAATGAGGCCTTGTATGACATTTGCTTCCGCACACTGAAACTCACAACCCCTACCTATGGGGATCTCAACCACCTGGTCTCCATTACCATGAGTGGTGTGACAACCTGCCTCAGGTTTCCTGGACAGCTGAATGCTGATCTCCGCAAGCTGGCAGTCAATATGGTGCCTTTCCCTCGTCTGCATTTCTTCATGCCAGGGTTTGCCCCTCTAACTAGCCGTGGAAGCCAGCAGTACCGGGCTCTGACGGTGCCAGAGCTAACACAGCAGATGTTTGATTCTAAAAACATGATGGCAGCCTGTGATCCCCGCCATGGCCGCTACCTGACTGTGGCAGCAATATTCCGTGGCCGAATGTCCATGAAGGAGGTGGATGAGCAGATGCTCAATGTCCAGAACAAAAACAGCAGCTACTTTGTCGAATGGATCCCCAATAATGTCAAGACGGCTGTCTGTGACATTCCCCCCCGTGGCCTCAAAATGTCTGCCACTTTCATTGGGAACAGCACAGCCATTCAGGAGCTGTTCAAGAGAATCTCTGAGCAGTTCACGGCCATGTTCCGGCGTAAGGCTTTCTTGCACTGGTACACTGGTGAGGGCATGGATGAGATGgagttcactgaagcagagagCAACATGAATGACCTGGTCTCAGAATATCAGCAATACCAAGATGCCACTGCTGATGAGCAGGGGGAATTtgaagaggaaggagaggaggatgaggctTAA